CGCAGGCCCCAGCCCAGCGCTCCGCCCAGCACCACGCCCCAGACGGCGCTGCCCAGTCCCCACCAGCTCAGCCCCGAGGCGGTGACGAAAACGGTGACGGCGGCGGCCTCGCGCCAATCGGCTTCGCCCAGCGCCGAAACCAGACTGTTCGTTGCCGTGCCGAGCAGTGCCAGGCCTGCCAGTGCGGCGATGAAGGCGGGCGGCACGGCCCCCACTGCGCCCGCCACCCAGCCCGCGAAAATGCCCAGCAACAAATAGAAAAAGGCGCATGACAAGCCCGCCATGTAGCGCCGCGCCGGGTCGGGGTGGCTTTCTTCGCCCGCGCCGATGGCGGCGGTGATGGCGGCGAGGTTGGTGGTGTGCGCTCCGAAGGGAGCCGACAGCAGCGAAGTCAGGCCGGTGGACCAGATCAGCGGCGAGGTCGGAACCCGCCCATAGCCGAAGGTTCGCAGCACCGCCACGCCCGGCAGGTTTTGTGAGGCCAGTGTCAGCAGGGTCATCGGCAGGGCCAGCGAGAGCAGCCCGTGAAGCGTGAAGTGGGGAGCGGTGAAGACCAGCGTGCCGAACACGCCCGCTCCGCCAGCGGCCCCGACTTGCCCGGTCAGCACGGCCACGGCCACACCTGCCAGCAGCGAAAGCAGAACGGCGTAGCGTGGCGCAAGCACCCGGCCGATCAAAAAGCCGCCTATCATCGCGCCCACCAGCAGCGGCGCAGTCGGCAGCACTTTGAAGGCGCTGATCACGAAGGGAATCAGCACGCCTGCCAGCAGCGCGGCGGCCAGCGGCCCCGGAATCCGCGCCGTGATCCGCTCGAAGGCCCCGCTGATGCCGATGGCGGTGATCAGGGCGGCGCTGATCAGGTACGCGCCGATCATCTCCGGCAAAGTCAAGGCGCTGGCCTGCGTGGCGATCAGCGCCAGTCCGGGCGTCGTCCAAGCCGTCAGAATCGGAGCGCGGTAGCGCCAGCTCAGCAGCCACCCGCTGACGGCGATGCTGATGTAGACGCTGAAAATCCAACTGCTGGTCTGGGCGGGGCTCAGGTGGGCGGCTTGGGCGGCGGCGATCACGAGGCCGATGCTACTGGCCGCGCCGACCAACACCGCGATAAATCCGGCCAGCACCGCCGAGAAGGAAACGTCGCGCTTCAGGTCGCTCAAGGTCGGGGGGCTCAATAGGAGTTCACTCATGGTGTGAGTCTGCGGGCCGCGCCGCCCACCCAGACCTCGCTGGCTCCGCTCGACTGCGGAAGGTACTGAGCGCTGAGGCGGGAGGGTTGCCCCGGCATCATTTGAAGGCCGCGCACCAGCGGTTCGTCTTGGGGCAGCGCTCCGCGCACGCTAATGGCTCCCACCAAGCAGGCGAACATGTTGCTGCTAGCAGCGTCCTCGTCAAAGCCCTTCAGCGGCCCGAACGCCCTCAAGCTCACCTCGGCGCGTTCGGCTTCTAAGGTGTAGACGATCAGGCCGGTGGTGGCGGTGGCGCGGCCCAGTTGCTTTATTTGTTCAAAATCAGGTTGAAACGCAGTCAAAGCCTCCAGCGTCGGCAGCTCCAAAATTAGATTGGGGCGGCCCGTGCTGGCGATCTGGATAAGTTCGCTAGTCAGGCCGAGGCCGCTGACATCTGCTCCCGGCGCGGCGCTCACGCTCACGTCGCCCTGCTTCAGCAGCCACTCGCCGCCGCAAAGCTGTGCGGGAAACTCTTGACCGTTCATCCAGACGCTTGAGACATCGGCAATCTGACCCGCCGCGTGGAGGTGGCTCAAGGCCGCTAGCGCCGCGCTGTCGCTCTCGCCTTTGTCGCGCAGGGGAGTGAAGACGCGCAGGCGTGCGCCACCCGCGTCGGTCGCCTCGATAAAGACAGACAGCGGCGTGCCAGCTTGCTCGGCCTGAGCCTGCAAATCGCCCTCGGCAGCCGTGAACAGTGAAACGAGTTTGCCGCCTTCGGTGCGCGGTGCGGCGTAAACGCGGTAAGCAGCTTCGGCTTGGTAAGAAGTGGGGGAGAAATCGGTCATCTGAGCATTCATCTGGAGGTTATTGTGCCGCCCGCCGCACGGAATTCAAATACTGCCGGGTGCCGAGCGAGCGCACAAGCTGCCCGAAAGGCCGCCCCAAACGGTAAAACCGATTGGCAGGCTGGCTGTCTGCCTTCAGGCTGAAGGTCACGCGGTCATCCGAGTGCCACTCCACCACAAACAATTCCTCGCCGCGTTCAGGGTGGCCGGGCAAGCTGCCGTAAGCAAAGCCGTATTGTCTGCTGCCGTCCAGCACCCGTACGACGCGGCAACCGAAAGCTAAGCACAGGCCCGCGCAGGTGAGCAACACCAAGACGGTTTGCCCCTCGGCGGGCGGCTGGGTGCCGGGGTAGAGCCGCAGCCAGCGCGACTGGTGGGTCTGCCAGCTCTGCAAAGCTGCCTTGCCACGTTCAAAGGTCGCTTGACCGGTGCCGAGCAAAACGGTGTGCTGCTCCATCTCGGTTTGCGGATCGAGCGTGACGCCGATGCGCGAGTAGGTCGGATTCAAACTGCTAGCCCGCTTCAGAACGCGGCTGAAGGCGGCGGGCGTGGTGCGGGTCAGTTGCATCTCATGCCTGCCGCATCAGTTCCCTGAGCTGAAATTCGTGCCGGGCCGGATGCATCACTGCGTGTTCCAGCATGGCGTCTACCCAGTACGGCATTCCGGCGAAGTAAAGTTCGGGGTCAGGTTCCATTTGGGCGTCTGTCACGGCGGCCAAAGGCAAGCGCCAACGCGCCAGCAGATCATCAAGGTACTGATCGGTCTGCGCGGGCAAATCCCCGACGTCCGGCACAGGCCCAATCTCCGGCGCGGGCAGCTCGAGGTTCTGACAGATCCTGAGCAGATAAATTCTGGCCGAGCGCAGGATGTGATGGAGCAAGACGTCGAGCGATTGGTAATGCTCCTCTGCCGTAACCGGCAAGCTGACCCCTTGTGCCTTCGCTTGTTTTACTGCCTCCACGCACTGCCGCAGCTGCTGTTCGTGGAGCAGCACCAGCGCTCTGGCTCCGCGTGATCGGTAGTGGGCGAGTTCTTCAGGCATGCCTGAACTTTAACATGGCCCCCCGTGCTGGGCCGCCGCCTTAAGCCGAAACCCATTCGCGCAGCAACTTCTCCAAGTGGGCGTCGTCCAGTTCGTCTTGTTCGGCCAATTCCTTGATGTGATCGGTCACGCGCCGCAGCGCGTCTTCGCCGTAGTGCAGGCCCATTTCGCGGGCTTTATAAGCAATGGCGTGCTTGCCGGTCACTTTGCTGGCGGCCTGAATGCGGCGGCCCACTCCAAAGACCTCCGGCGGAATCGCTTCATAAGCGCCGGGATTGAGATAAATCGCTTTGAGGTGCATTCCGGCTTTGTGGTTGTAAGCAAACTCGCCGGTGAGGTAATTGTTCCAGGGAATAGATAAGCCCACCATCCGGGCAATCATTTGATCCAACTGGGGCAGCATATCGAGGTTGTATTTGTCGATCAGGCCCTGTGGATCAAGAGTGAACATGCGGGCCAAGAAGCCGCCGAGCGGGGTAATGCCGTTGCGCTCGCCGATGCCCAAAATGGTGGTGTCGATATGGGTGGCTCCGGCTTCAACCGCTTCGTAAGCGTTGCTGATCGCGCAGCCGGTGTCGTTGTGGCCGTGAAACTCGATGCCGCACTCACTGTGAATGACTTTGCGAACTTCGCGCACCAGCGTATAGACCTGCCTCGGCGTAGCCACCCCCACCGTGTCGGCCAGGCCCACTCGGTGTACGCCCAGATCGCTGACGGCTTTATAGACGGCCATCAAATCGGCTTCTTCGCTGCGGAAGGTGTCTTCTGCCGAAAAGCGCAATTCCAAATTGGGGTGGTTGGCTTTTATCCAGCCGATGACGGTTTGGGCCGACTCGATAATCTGGCTGATGTTTTTGCCGTGACTGAATTCGCGCAAAAAGCTGGAAGTGCCGAACAGCAAATCTAAGCCGTCCACGCCAGTATCCACCGCCCGCTGCACGTCGTCCATGGCGCAGCGCACGTGGGTCAGCAGTTTGGCCTTCAAGTTCAGGCTGGCCAGCTTGCGGATGTCGGCGGCGGTGGCCGCACTCACCATCGGGGTGGTCAGCTCGATGTATTCGATTCCAAAAGCGTCGAGGGCTTTGGCAATTTCGATTTTGTCGTCGGTCTTGAAGTTGCCGCGTGCAAACTGCTCGCCCTCACGCAAAGTGGAATCGATAATCGCCCACGAGCGGGCCTGAATCGGCGGCGCGGAGACGCGGTCAGTGGGGCTGTCGGTGGCGGTCATGCGGCAAGTGTAGCGCCAAGTGTTTACGAATGTCAATTCAGATGCCCATTAACTTATCATTTGAAAAGCTGAGTGAATCGTCTATCCGGCACTGTAAACAGGGCACTGGGCACCCGGAAGCGTACACTGAATCACATGGATAACTTCACGCTGTTCAGAACTGATCTCATCGGTCAGGACGCAGTGATTCGCACACCCTTTGGCGCTCGGCGCGTGACTTACGCCGATCACGTTGCTTCGGGCCGCGCTCTGCGGTCAAGCGAAGCCTTTATCGTCGAGCGCGTTTTGCCGCTGTATGCCAACACCCACACTGACGACTCGGCCACCGGGGCCATGACCACCCACCTGGCCCACCAAGCCTGTGAATATGTCAAAACCCAGCTCGGCGCAGATCAGAACTGCACTTTGGTGTGGTGCGGCTCGGGGAGTACCGGAGCGGTCAAGCGCCTTCAAGAAATCTTGGGCTTGGCGGTGCCGCCTACTTTGCTGGCAAAACTGCGGGCCAGTTTCCCGCCCGACGAGCGCCCGGTGGTGTTCGTGGGGCCGTATGAGCACCACAGCAACGAAGTCACCTGGCGCGAAACGCTGGCCGACGTTGTAGAAGTGCCGCTCTGTCCGAGAGGCGGCATCGATCTGGAAGCGCTGCGAACCCTGCTCAAAGCGCCGGAATACCGCAGCCGCCAGAAAATAGGATCGTTTAGCGCTGCCAGCAACGTGACGGGCTACCTCAGCGACACCCGCGCTCTGGCCCGTTTGCTGCACGCGCACGGCGCACTGGCGTTCTTTGATTTTGCCGCGTGTGCGCCGTATCTCAAGATCGACATGCGCTCTGGGCGGCCTGACGGTTACGACGCCGTGTTTCTCAGCCCCCACAAATTCGCGGGCGGCCCCGGCACACCGGGCCTGTTGTGTTTCCAAAACCAGATTTACCCGGCGGGCGCACCCACTACAGCCGGCGGCGGCACGGTGAGCTATGTCAGCCGCACGGCCCACCACTTTGTCGAAGATATAGAAGCGCGGGAAGACGCCGGAACGCCGGCCATTCTCGGCAAAATTCGGACGGCGCTGGCCTTCAAAGCCAAAGAGCGCC
The DNA window shown above is from Deinococcus detaillensis and carries:
- a CDS encoding benzoate/H(+) symporter BenE family transporter, which gives rise to MSELLLSPPTLSDLKRDVSFSAVLAGFIAVLVGAASSIGLVIAAAQAAHLSPAQTSSWIFSVYISIAVSGWLLSWRYRAPILTAWTTPGLALIATQASALTLPEMIGAYLISAALITAIGISGAFERITARIPGPLAAALLAGVLIPFVISAFKVLPTAPLLVGAMIGGFLIGRVLAPRYAVLLSLLAGVAVAVLTGQVGAAGGAGVFGTLVFTAPHFTLHGLLSLALPMTLLTLASQNLPGVAVLRTFGYGRVPTSPLIWSTGLTSLLSAPFGAHTTNLAAITAAIGAGEESHPDPARRYMAGLSCAFFYLLLGIFAGWVAGAVGAVPPAFIAALAGLALLGTATNSLVSALGEADWREAAAVTVFVTASGLSWWGLGSAVWGVVLGGALGWGLRRRNG
- a CDS encoding PhzF family phenazine biosynthesis protein: MTDFSPTSYQAEAAYRVYAAPRTEGGKLVSLFTAAEGDLQAQAEQAGTPLSVFIEATDAGGARLRVFTPLRDKGESDSAALAALSHLHAAGQIADVSSVWMNGQEFPAQLCGGEWLLKQGDVSVSAAPGADVSGLGLTSELIQIASTGRPNLILELPTLEALTAFQPDFEQIKQLGRATATTGLIVYTLEAERAEVSLRAFGPLKGFDEDAASSNMFACLVGAISVRGALPQDEPLVRGLQMMPGQPSRLSAQYLPQSSGASEVWVGGAARRLTP
- the lysS gene encoding homocitrate synthase; protein product: MTATDSPTDRVSAPPIQARSWAIIDSTLREGEQFARGNFKTDDKIEIAKALDAFGIEYIELTTPMVSAATAADIRKLASLNLKAKLLTHVRCAMDDVQRAVDTGVDGLDLLFGTSSFLREFSHGKNISQIIESAQTVIGWIKANHPNLELRFSAEDTFRSEEADLMAVYKAVSDLGVHRVGLADTVGVATPRQVYTLVREVRKVIHSECGIEFHGHNDTGCAISNAYEAVEAGATHIDTTILGIGERNGITPLGGFLARMFTLDPQGLIDKYNLDMLPQLDQMIARMVGLSIPWNNYLTGEFAYNHKAGMHLKAIYLNPGAYEAIPPEVFGVGRRIQAASKVTGKHAIAYKAREMGLHYGEDALRRVTDHIKELAEQDELDDAHLEKLLREWVSA
- a CDS encoding aminotransferase class V-fold PLP-dependent enzyme, whose protein sequence is MDNFTLFRTDLIGQDAVIRTPFGARRVTYADHVASGRALRSSEAFIVERVLPLYANTHTDDSATGAMTTHLAHQACEYVKTQLGADQNCTLVWCGSGSTGAVKRLQEILGLAVPPTLLAKLRASFPPDERPVVFVGPYEHHSNEVTWRETLADVVEVPLCPRGGIDLEALRTLLKAPEYRSRQKIGSFSAASNVTGYLSDTRALARLLHAHGALAFFDFAACAPYLKIDMRSGRPDGYDAVFLSPHKFAGGPGTPGLLCFQNQIYPAGAPTTAGGGTVSYVSRTAHHFVEDIEAREDAGTPAILGKIRTALAFKAKERLGVDAIAEREHALISRAIARLRTHPRLQLLGNLDEPRLAVLSFLVRTEDGSMLHPRLVVRLLNDLFGIQSRGGCACAGPYGHALLNIDDQTSQRYMHCALNDLGGLKPGWTRLNFAPWTSEAEFLFLLSALEFVADYGERFVPLYNMDFHTGTWTHPADQKLPALFELEAPETQAGEAPYADYLLEAKAIAEALIPPQAREIPVEVPKELVFFRY
- a CDS encoding DUF1990 domain-containing protein codes for the protein MQLTRTTPAAFSRVLKRASSLNPTYSRIGVTLDPQTEMEQHTVLLGTGQATFERGKAALQSWQTHQSRWLRLYPGTQPPAEGQTVLVLLTCAGLCLAFGCRVVRVLDGSRQYGFAYGSLPGHPERGEELFVVEWHSDDRVTFSLKADSQPANRFYRLGRPFGQLVRSLGTRQYLNSVRRAAQ